The Juglans regia cultivar Chandler chromosome 2, Walnut 2.0, whole genome shotgun sequence genome includes a window with the following:
- the LOC109010711 gene encoding probable LRR receptor-like serine/threonine-protein kinase At1g74360, translating to MSDEETDSWSTALIIFLILISGVLLVSGDSLHTDRDVLLQLKSFLEDNNKVNRGQYSKWNNGSSSSINPCNWEGIKCSQSNGTEERVTDINISDSHIAGEIFGNFSSLTELTYLDLSRNTLGGVIHSDLSRCQKLVHLNLSHNIINGELNLTGLSNLEKLDLSINRFSGEVRMSIPVSCDNLVVVNISGNNFTGTINGSFFDGCSKLQYLDLSSNNLTGQLWNGFARLLDFSVSENQLRGPVLSSMFIDNCSLKFLDLSENGFVGEFPREISKCRNLVILNLSENNFTGQIPAELGSISSLEALYLGSNKFSSKIPDSLLNLNNLTFLDLSKNNFQGNIQENLGKFIQVKFLLLHGNSFTGGINSSGILKLPNISRLDLSQNNFSGSLPVEITHVSSLNFLILAYNQFSGPIPLEFGNLSRLQALDLSFNRLIGSVPPTLGKLSSLLWLMLANNSLTGEIPPELGNCTSLLWLNLANNQLSGKIPPELTNIGSNPTPTFESNKRESNRIIAGSGECLAMKRWIPADYPPFSFVYTLLTRKSCRSIWDRLLQGNGIFQICARGSSVPTLQISGYVQLSGNRLSGEIPEDIGKMQNFSMLHLGMNEFYGKLPPQIGQMPLVVLNVTRNKLSGEIPKEIGDITCLQKLDLSFNNFSGTFPASLGNLTSLNKFNISYNPFISGTIPSTGQLATLEKESYLGVPLLDLPDFMKSPEVKSPERKDGRHKRPTKLARILVFLALILAFLIFGALSLIVCSLVKGPLESPGYLLEETKYRHDFASSSSCSSPWLSDTVKVIRLDKTAFTHADILKATGNFSEERIIGKGGFGTVYRGLLPGGREVAVKKLQREGIEGEREFRAEMEVLSGNGFGWPHPNLVTLYGWCLDGSQKILVYEYMEGGSLEDLVSDRMKLTWRRRVEVAIDVARALMFLHHECFPSIVHRDVKASNVLLDKDGKARVTDFGLARFVDTGDSHVSTVVAGTIGYVAPEYGQTWHATTKGDVYSFGVLSMELATGRRAVDGGEESLVEWARRVMGIGQHGLSRSVIPVVLLGSGLAEGAEEMCELLRIGVKCTAESPQARPNMKEVLAMLIKISSTRDEFNYGPYPPSL from the exons ATGTCAGATGAGGAAACTGATTCATGGTCTACCGcgttaatcattttcttaatcttgATCTCAG GTGTACTGCTTGTTTCTGGAGATTCTCTGCACACAGACAGAGATGTTCTTCTCCaactaaaatcatttcttgAAGACAACAATAAGGTAAACCGAGGACAATACTCGAAGTGGAACAATGGGAGCTCGAGTTCAATCAATCCATGCAACTGGGAGGGAATAAAATGCAGTCAAAGTAACGGCACAGAGGAAAGGGTAACGGACATCAACATCTCCGACAGCCACATTGCCGGCGAGATATTCGGGAACTTTTCATCGCTGACCGAGCTCACCTACCTCGACCTCTCCAGAAACACTCTTGGCGGAGTGATCCACAGCGACTTGAGTCGGTGCCAGAAGCTCGTTCATCTCAATTTGTCCCACAACATCATCAACGGAGAGCTGAACTTGACCGGATTGAGCAACTTGGAGAAGCTTGATTTGTCCATCAACAGGTTTAGTGGGGAGGTACGGATGAGCATACCGGTAAGTTGCGACAACTTGGTTGTGGTGAATATATCGGGGAATAATTTCACCGGCACAATCAATGGAAGCTTCTTCGATGGATGCTCGAAGTTGCAGTACTTGGATTTGAGCTCAAACAATTTAACTGGGCAGTTATGGAATGGTTTTGCGAGGCTGCTAGACTTCTCTGTCTCAGAAAACCAACTCAGGGGGCCTGTATTGTCGTCCATGTTCATTGATAACTGTAGCCTGAAATTTTTAGACCTGTCGGAAAATGGTTTTGTCGGGGAGTTTCCAAGGGAAATATCAAAGTGTCGAAATTTGGTTATCTTGAATCTGTCGGAGAACAATTTCACGGGGCAGATACCTGCTGAGCTGGGATCGATTTCGAGTCTTGAAGCATTGTACTTGGGAAGCAACAAATTTTCCAGTAAGATCCCTGATTCGCTTctgaatttgaataatttgaCCTTCTTGGATTTGAGCAAGAACAATTTCCAGGGTAATATACAGGAAAATTTGGGAAAATTCATACAGGTTAAGTTTCTTCTGCTGCATGGAAATTCATTCACCGGAGGGATAAATTCGTCTGGAATTCTGAAGCTACCCAATATTTCGAGATTAGACCTGAGCCAAAACAATTTTTCAGGTTCTCTTCCAGTTGAAATTACTCATGTGTCAAGTTTGAACTTCTTGATCCTTGCGTACAACCAGTTTTCCGGTCCCATTCCACTGGAATTCGGAAACTTGTCACGCCTACAAGCCCTCGACCTTTCTTTTAACAGGCTAATTGGATCAGTTCCTCCCACTCTTGGAAAGCTGAGCTCACTCTTATGGTTGATGCTAGCTAACAATTCACTAACAGGTGAAATTCCGCCTGAGTTGGGAAATTGCACAAGCTTGTTATGGTTAAATCTTGCCAACAACCAGCTTTCCGGGAAAATACCACCGGAATTGACGAATATCGGTAGCAACCCCACGCCTACTTTTGAATCGAATAAACGGGAAAGTAATCGGATTATTGCAGGATCAGGAGAGTGTTTGGCAATGAAAAGGTGGATTCCAGCAGACTACCCTCCTTTCAGTTTTGTGTATACCCTCCTCACAAGGAAGAGTTGCAGAAGCATATGGGATAGGTTACTTCAAGGAAATGGCATTTTCCAGATATGTGCACGCGGTTCATCAGTCCCGACCTTACAAATCTCTGGTTATGTTCAACTAAGTGGGAATCGTCTTTCAGGTGAGATCCCTGAGGATATCGGCAAGATGCAGAATTTCAGTATGTTGCATCTAGGCATGAATGAGTTCTATGGAAAACTACCTCCTCAGATTGGACAGATGCCTCTTGTCGTTTTGAACGTCACCAGGAACAAACTTTCTGGTGAGATTCCTAAAGAAATCGGTGACATTACATGCCTACAAAAGTTGGATTTGTCTTTCAATAATTTCTCTGGCACTTTCCCAGCGAGCTTGGGCAACTTAACTAGCCTGAACAAGTTCAACATCTCCTACAATCCATTCATCTCTGGCACAATTCCATCAACTGGGCAATTAGCAACTTTGGAGAAGGAGTCCTATCTCGGTGTCCCCCTCTTGGACCTTCCAGATTTTATGAAAAGTCCTGAAGTCAAGTCTCCTGAGAGAAAGGATGGGAGGCACAAGAGGCCTACAAAGTTGGCTAGAATCTTGGTGTTCCTAGCTCTGATATTGGCTTTCTTAATATTTGGGGCATTGTCACTCATAGTCTGCTCATTGGTGAAAGGCCCATTAGAATCACCAGGGTATCTTTTAGAGGAAACAAAATACAGGCATGATTTTGCATCAAGTTCTAGCTGTTCATCACCTTGGTTGTCAGACACTGTTAAGGTCATCCGCCTGGACAAAACAGCTTTCACACATGCCGACATTTTAAAAGCTACTGGCAACTTTTCGGAGGAGAGGATTATTGGGAAGGGAGGATTTGGCACAGTGTATCGAGGTTTATTGCCTGGCGGGAGAGAAGTTGCAGTAAAGAAGCTTCAAAGAGAAGGAATAGAGGGGGAAAGGGAATTCAGAGCTGAAATGGAAGTTTTGAGTGGGAATGGCTTTGGTTGGCCACATCCAAACCTCGTGACACTTTATGGGTGGTGTCTGGATGGCTCacaaaaaattttggtttatgaGTACATGGAAGGTGGAAGCTTGGAGGATCTTGTATCGGACAGAATGAAACTGACATGGAGGAGGAGAGTTGAAGTGGCCATTGATGTAGCTCGAGCACTAATGTTTCTACACCATGAGTGTTTCCCTTCCATTGTGCACAGGGATGTGAAGGCCAGTAATGTCCTGCTTGACAAGGATGGGAAAGCAAGAGTCACAGACTTTGGTCTAGCTAGGTTTGTTGATACTGGGGATAGCCATGTGAGCACGGTAGTGGCTGGGACAATTGGCTATGTTGCACCAGAATATGGGCAGACATGGCATGCCACTACCAAAGGTGATGTGTACAGTTTTGGGGTGCTATCAATGGAGCTGGCTACTGGGAGGAGGGCTGTGGATGGAGGGGAAGAGAGTCTAGTCGAATGGGCGAGACGGGTGATGGGAATTGGGCAACATGGGTTAAGTAGATCAGTGATTCCAGTTGTGCTTTTAGGGTCTGGGTTGGCGGAGGGGGCAGAAGAGATGTGTGAACTACTTCGGATTGGAGTAAAGTGCACGGCTGAGTCACCACAAGCTAGACCAAACATGAAGGAGGTGCTGGCTATGTTGATAAAGATATCCAGTACTAGGGATGAATTCAATTATGGCCCCTATCCTCCCTCCTTGTGA